A genomic window from Phoenix dactylifera cultivar Barhee BC4 unplaced genomic scaffold, palm_55x_up_171113_PBpolish2nd_filt_p 000736F, whole genome shotgun sequence includes:
- the LOC120107039 gene encoding auxin response factor 17-like isoform X1: MQKMRISSSDLANLPQEEEKRYLNSELWHACAGPLVALPAVGSRVVYFPQGHSEQVAASTNKEIDSHIPNYPSLPPQLICQLHNVTMHADVETDEVYAQITLQPLSPQEQKEPYLPTELGTPSKQPTNYFCKTLTASDTSTHGGFSVPRRAAEKVFPPLDFSQQPPAQELIARDLHGNEWKFRHIFRGQPKRHLLTTGWSVFVSAKRLVAGDSVLFIWNENNQLLLGIRHANRPQTVMPSSVLSSDSMHIGLLAAAAHAAATNSRFTIFYNPRASPSEFVIPLAKYVKAVYHTRVSVGMRFRMLFETEESSVRRYMGTITGINDLDPVRWPNSHWRSVKVGWDESTAGERQPRVSLWEIEPLTTFPMYPAPFPLSFKRPWPTGLPSLHGGKDDDTSLNSPLMWLRDGGNPGIQSLNFQGIGSTPWMQPRLDALGHSRQPDMYQSMAAAALQEMRTSDPTKQVLPAILPFPQPQNLTSRPTPLLPSQILQQVQPQSQRSFLHTILENQVPSQTQSHFFQHQLQQCNSLGEQHQHQQIQQQQIPQQQHLQIQQQHQHQQMQQNHLPDHQQIPNIVSALSQFTSASQSQSPTLQTFSSFSQPQNYPDSNGNSVSTTSTSPLHNILRPFSPEDASHLLSLPRTTPLGTSSPWSCKRIAVESVLPSGAQCVVAHVEQLGSTQPNPSPQSVTLPPFPGRECSVDQDGTTDPQNNLLFGVNIDSSSLLVQNGMPSLRTGANESDSAAVPYAACNFLSPSGTDFPLNQALTSSSCLDESGFLQSPENVDQVNNPQSGTFVKVYKSGSFGRSLDITRFSSYHELRGELGRLFGLESQLEDPVRSGWQLVFVDRENDVLLVGDDPWQEFVNTVYCIKILSPQEVQQMGKQGVNLLNSAPIKRPPSNSCDGYVSRQDSRNLSSSITSVGSLDY; this comes from the exons ATGCAAAAGATGAGGATCTCGTCGTCAGATCTTGCAAATCTGCCTCAGGAAG AAGAAAAGAGATATCTGAATTCAGAGTTATGGCATGCATGTGCTGGGCCACTTGTAGCATTACCTGCTGTTGGAAGTCGTGTGGTATATTTCCCACAAGGCCATAGTGAGCAG GTGGCTGCATCAACAAACAAGGAAATTGATTCCCATATTCCCAACTATCCAAGCTTACCTCCTCAGTTGATCTGTCAGCTGCATAATGTTACCATGCAT GCAGATGTAGAGACAGATGAAGTTTATGCCCAAATAACATTGCAACCTTTGAGCCCG CAAGAGCAAAAAGAACCTTATCTCCCTACTGAATTGGGTACACCCAGCAAACAGCCAACCAATTATTTCTGTAAGACGCTGACTGCAAGTGACACCAGTACACATGGTGGTTTCTCTGTTCCCCGTCGAGCAGCTGAAAAAGTCTTTCCACCATTG GATTTTTCGCAGCAGCCTCCTGCACAAGAGTTGATTGCACGAGACCTTCATGGAAATGAGTGGAAATTCCGTCATATCTTTCGTG GTCAGCCAAAGAGACATCTTCTTACAACAGGATGGAGTGTGTTTGTAAGTGCCAAGAGACTTGTTGCTGGCGATTCAGTCCTTTTTATCTG GAATGAAAACAATCAGTTGCTTCTGGGCATTCGTCATGCTAATCGACCACAAACAGTTATGCCTTCATCAGTTTTGTCAAGTGATAGCATGCACATAGGTCTTCTTGCTGCAGCTGCTCATGCTGCTGCTACTAATAGCCGTTTTACCATATTTTATAACCCAAG GGCAAGTCCTTCTGAATTTGTTATACCATTAGCTAAGTATGTTAAGGCAGTGTATCACACACGTGTTTCTGTGGGCATGCGTTTCCGAATGCTTTTTGAGACAGAAGAGTCAAGTGTTCGCCG ATACATGGGCACAATTACTGGCATAAATGATCTGGACCCTGTCCGTTGGCCAAACTCGCATTGGCGTTCTGTGAAG GTTGGCTGGGATGAATCAACTGCTGGAGAGAGGCAGCCTAGGGTGTCACTATGGGAGATCGAGCCTCTAACAACATTCCCAATGTATCCAGCCCCTTTTCCACTCAGTTTTAAGCGTCCATGGCCTACAGGATTACCCTCTCTACATG GTGGAAAAGATGATGATACCAGTCTGAATTCTCCACTGATGTGGCTTCGAGATGGTGGAAATCCAGGGATCCAATCTTTGAATTTCCAGGGAATTGGTAGTACACCTTGGATGCAACCAAGACTTGATGCTTTGGGACACAGTCGACAGCCTGACATGTACCAGTCAATGGCTGCAGCTGCACTTCAGGAAATGAGGACTTCGGATCCTACAAAACAGGTATTACCAGCTATTCTGCCATTCCCACAACCGCAAAACTTAACTAGCAGACCCACCCCTCTATTACCGAGCCAGATTCTACAGCAAGTGCAACCTCAATCACAACGAAGTTTCCTTCACACCATTCTAGAAAACCAGGTTCCAAGCCAGACTCAGTCTCACTTCTTTCAGCATCAGTTGCAGCAATGCAACTCGTTAGGTGAGCAGCACCAGCATCAACAGATTCAGCAGCAACAAATTCCACAGCAACAGCATTTGCAAATACAACAGCAACATCAGCATCAACAAATGCAACAGAACCACTTGCCTGATCATCAACAAATTCCTAACATAGTGTCAGCCCTGTCTCAGTTTACCTCTGCTTCTCAATCCCAATCTCCTACATTGCAAACATTTTCCTCGTTTTCCCAGCCACAGAACTATCCAGATTCCAATGGTAACTCTGTTTCAACAACTAGCACCTCCCCCTTGCATAATATTTTGCGACCGTTTTCTCCAGAGGACGCATCACACCTTCTTAGTTTGCCAAGAACCACCCCTCTAGGCACTTCTAGTCCCTGGTCATGTAAACGAATTGCAGTTGAGTCAGTTCTCCCATCTGGAGCTCAATGTGTTGTGGCCCATGTGGAACAGTTAGGTTCTACACAGCCTAATCCCTCCCCACAATCTGTAACATTGCCACCTTTTCCAGGAAGAGAATGTTCGGTGGATCAAGATGGTACCACGGATCCCCAAAACAATTTGTTGTTTGGGGTTAACATAGATTCCTCGTCACTTCTAGTGCAGAATGGCATGCCAAGCCTCAGAACTGGTGCCAATGAAAGTGATTCAGCAGCCGTGCCATATGCTGCTTGCAATTTTTTGAGTCCGTCAGGAACTGACTTCCCATTGAATCAAGCATTGACTAGCTCCAGTTGCTTAGATGAATCAGGATTTTTGCAATCCCCTGAGAATGTGGATCAAGTGAACAACCCACAGAGTGGAACCTTTGTGAAG GTTTACAAGTCAGGGTCCTTTGGAAGGTCGCTGGACATCACCAGATTCAGCAGCTACCATGAGCTGCGTGGTGAGCTTGGGCGTCTGTTTGGCCTAGAAAGTCAGCTAGAAGACCCTGTGAGATCAGGCTGGCAGCTTGTATTCGTTGACCGGGAGAATGATGTTCTTCTTGTTGGCGATGATCCCTGGCA GGAGTTTGTGAACACTGTATATTGCATAAAGATACTTTCACCCCAAGAAGTGCAGCAGATGGGCAAACAAGGTGTTAATCTTCTGAACTCCGCCCCCATCAAAAGGCCCCCAAGCAACAGTTGTGATGGCTATGTGAGCCGGCAGGACTCGAGAAATTTGAGCAGTAGTATCACATCTGTGGGGTCTTTGGATTATTGA
- the LOC120107039 gene encoding auxin response factor 17-like isoform X2, with product MQKMRISSSDLANLPQEEEKRYLNSELWHACAGPLVALPAVGSRVVYFPQGHSEQVAASTNKEIDSHIPNYPSLPPQLICQLHNVTMHADVETDEVYAQITLQPLSPQEQKEPYLPTELGTPSKQPTNYFCKTLTASDTSTHGGFSVPRRAAEKVFPPLDFSQQPPAQELIARDLHGNEWKFRHIFRGQPKRHLLTTGWSVFVSAKRLVAGDSVLFIWNENNQLLLGIRHANRPQTVMPSSVLSSDSMHIGLLAAAAHAAATNSRFTIFYNPRASPSEFVIPLAKYVKAVYHTRVSVGMRFRMLFETEESSVRRYMGTITGINDLDPVRWPNSHWRSVKVGWDESTAGERQPRVSLWEIEPLTTFPMYPAPFPLSFKRPWPTGLPSLHGGKDDDTSLNSPLMWLRDGGNPGIQSLNFQGIGSTPWMQPRLDALGHSRQPDMYQSMAAAALQEMRTSDPTKQLQQCNSLGEQHQHQQIQQQQIPQQQHLQIQQQHQHQQMQQNHLPDHQQIPNIVSALSQFTSASQSQSPTLQTFSSFSQPQNYPDSNGNSVSTTSTSPLHNILRPFSPEDASHLLSLPRTTPLGTSSPWSCKRIAVESVLPSGAQCVVAHVEQLGSTQPNPSPQSVTLPPFPGRECSVDQDGTTDPQNNLLFGVNIDSSSLLVQNGMPSLRTGANESDSAAVPYAACNFLSPSGTDFPLNQALTSSSCLDESGFLQSPENVDQVNNPQSGTFVKVYKSGSFGRSLDITRFSSYHELRGELGRLFGLESQLEDPVRSGWQLVFVDRENDVLLVGDDPWQEFVNTVYCIKILSPQEVQQMGKQGVNLLNSAPIKRPPSNSCDGYVSRQDSRNLSSSITSVGSLDY from the exons ATGCAAAAGATGAGGATCTCGTCGTCAGATCTTGCAAATCTGCCTCAGGAAG AAGAAAAGAGATATCTGAATTCAGAGTTATGGCATGCATGTGCTGGGCCACTTGTAGCATTACCTGCTGTTGGAAGTCGTGTGGTATATTTCCCACAAGGCCATAGTGAGCAG GTGGCTGCATCAACAAACAAGGAAATTGATTCCCATATTCCCAACTATCCAAGCTTACCTCCTCAGTTGATCTGTCAGCTGCATAATGTTACCATGCAT GCAGATGTAGAGACAGATGAAGTTTATGCCCAAATAACATTGCAACCTTTGAGCCCG CAAGAGCAAAAAGAACCTTATCTCCCTACTGAATTGGGTACACCCAGCAAACAGCCAACCAATTATTTCTGTAAGACGCTGACTGCAAGTGACACCAGTACACATGGTGGTTTCTCTGTTCCCCGTCGAGCAGCTGAAAAAGTCTTTCCACCATTG GATTTTTCGCAGCAGCCTCCTGCACAAGAGTTGATTGCACGAGACCTTCATGGAAATGAGTGGAAATTCCGTCATATCTTTCGTG GTCAGCCAAAGAGACATCTTCTTACAACAGGATGGAGTGTGTTTGTAAGTGCCAAGAGACTTGTTGCTGGCGATTCAGTCCTTTTTATCTG GAATGAAAACAATCAGTTGCTTCTGGGCATTCGTCATGCTAATCGACCACAAACAGTTATGCCTTCATCAGTTTTGTCAAGTGATAGCATGCACATAGGTCTTCTTGCTGCAGCTGCTCATGCTGCTGCTACTAATAGCCGTTTTACCATATTTTATAACCCAAG GGCAAGTCCTTCTGAATTTGTTATACCATTAGCTAAGTATGTTAAGGCAGTGTATCACACACGTGTTTCTGTGGGCATGCGTTTCCGAATGCTTTTTGAGACAGAAGAGTCAAGTGTTCGCCG ATACATGGGCACAATTACTGGCATAAATGATCTGGACCCTGTCCGTTGGCCAAACTCGCATTGGCGTTCTGTGAAG GTTGGCTGGGATGAATCAACTGCTGGAGAGAGGCAGCCTAGGGTGTCACTATGGGAGATCGAGCCTCTAACAACATTCCCAATGTATCCAGCCCCTTTTCCACTCAGTTTTAAGCGTCCATGGCCTACAGGATTACCCTCTCTACATG GTGGAAAAGATGATGATACCAGTCTGAATTCTCCACTGATGTGGCTTCGAGATGGTGGAAATCCAGGGATCCAATCTTTGAATTTCCAGGGAATTGGTAGTACACCTTGGATGCAACCAAGACTTGATGCTTTGGGACACAGTCGACAGCCTGACATGTACCAGTCAATGGCTGCAGCTGCACTTCAGGAAATGAGGACTTCGGATCCTACAAAACAG TTGCAGCAATGCAACTCGTTAGGTGAGCAGCACCAGCATCAACAGATTCAGCAGCAACAAATTCCACAGCAACAGCATTTGCAAATACAACAGCAACATCAGCATCAACAAATGCAACAGAACCACTTGCCTGATCATCAACAAATTCCTAACATAGTGTCAGCCCTGTCTCAGTTTACCTCTGCTTCTCAATCCCAATCTCCTACATTGCAAACATTTTCCTCGTTTTCCCAGCCACAGAACTATCCAGATTCCAATGGTAACTCTGTTTCAACAACTAGCACCTCCCCCTTGCATAATATTTTGCGACCGTTTTCTCCAGAGGACGCATCACACCTTCTTAGTTTGCCAAGAACCACCCCTCTAGGCACTTCTAGTCCCTGGTCATGTAAACGAATTGCAGTTGAGTCAGTTCTCCCATCTGGAGCTCAATGTGTTGTGGCCCATGTGGAACAGTTAGGTTCTACACAGCCTAATCCCTCCCCACAATCTGTAACATTGCCACCTTTTCCAGGAAGAGAATGTTCGGTGGATCAAGATGGTACCACGGATCCCCAAAACAATTTGTTGTTTGGGGTTAACATAGATTCCTCGTCACTTCTAGTGCAGAATGGCATGCCAAGCCTCAGAACTGGTGCCAATGAAAGTGATTCAGCAGCCGTGCCATATGCTGCTTGCAATTTTTTGAGTCCGTCAGGAACTGACTTCCCATTGAATCAAGCATTGACTAGCTCCAGTTGCTTAGATGAATCAGGATTTTTGCAATCCCCTGAGAATGTGGATCAAGTGAACAACCCACAGAGTGGAACCTTTGTGAAG GTTTACAAGTCAGGGTCCTTTGGAAGGTCGCTGGACATCACCAGATTCAGCAGCTACCATGAGCTGCGTGGTGAGCTTGGGCGTCTGTTTGGCCTAGAAAGTCAGCTAGAAGACCCTGTGAGATCAGGCTGGCAGCTTGTATTCGTTGACCGGGAGAATGATGTTCTTCTTGTTGGCGATGATCCCTGGCA GGAGTTTGTGAACACTGTATATTGCATAAAGATACTTTCACCCCAAGAAGTGCAGCAGATGGGCAAACAAGGTGTTAATCTTCTGAACTCCGCCCCCATCAAAAGGCCCCCAAGCAACAGTTGTGATGGCTATGTGAGCCGGCAGGACTCGAGAAATTTGAGCAGTAGTATCACATCTGTGGGGTCTTTGGATTATTGA